A single Methylobacterium sp. 17Sr1-1 DNA region contains:
- a CDS encoding MFS transporter: MTAASLAQSAARPAMPVLAALSVAHLLNDTLQSMIPAIYPLVKDSYGLDFAQIGLITLAFQVTSSLLQPLLGYVTDRRPWPHAMVAGMGATLAGILGLSFASSYAMVLASAALVGTGSAVFHPEATRMARHAAAGRQGLAQGVFQIGGHVGYAIGPLLAAAVVVPHGQASLSWFSGIAIVAMLLMSWTVSLHLNDRRRQVAAGAKPAEARAPGMPAGRVAFAMTLLVLLLMSKNAYQASFTSYYTFYLIERFGVSVQASQLMLFGFLVVGAAGVILGGMLGDRIGRDRVIWISILGPLPIALLLPHADLFWTGVLSIVTSFVMASAFSSILIYAIDLVPHRVGLVGGLFYGLSFGLGGLAAGGLGLLADRLGIVEVFRLCAYLPAIGLLAFLLPRRAG; encoded by the coding sequence ATGACCGCTGCCTCCCTCGCCCAGTCCGCTGCCCGTCCGGCCATGCCGGTCCTGGCGGCGCTCAGCGTCGCGCATCTGCTGAACGACACGTTGCAGTCGATGATCCCGGCGATCTACCCGCTGGTCAAGGACAGCTACGGCCTCGACTTCGCGCAGATCGGCCTCATTACCCTGGCCTTCCAGGTCACGTCCTCGCTGCTGCAACCGCTGCTCGGCTACGTGACCGACCGGAGGCCGTGGCCGCACGCGATGGTTGCCGGGATGGGGGCGACTTTGGCCGGGATCCTCGGCCTGTCCTTCGCGTCGAGCTACGCGATGGTGCTGGCCTCGGCGGCCCTCGTCGGGACCGGGTCCGCGGTGTTCCACCCGGAGGCCACCCGGATGGCGCGGCACGCCGCGGCGGGCCGGCAGGGTCTCGCGCAGGGCGTCTTCCAGATCGGCGGCCATGTCGGCTACGCGATCGGGCCGCTGCTGGCCGCCGCCGTCGTCGTGCCGCACGGCCAGGCGAGCCTGTCGTGGTTCTCAGGCATCGCGATCGTCGCGATGCTGCTGATGTCCTGGACCGTGTCGCTCCACCTGAACGACCGCCGCCGGCAGGTCGCCGCGGGCGCGAAGCCGGCGGAGGCGAGGGCGCCGGGGATGCCGGCGGGCCGCGTCGCCTTCGCGATGACGCTCCTGGTCCTGCTCCTGATGTCGAAGAACGCCTACCAGGCGAGCTTCACCTCCTACTACACCTTCTACCTGATCGAACGGTTCGGGGTCAGCGTGCAGGCCTCGCAGCTCATGCTGTTCGGCTTCCTGGTCGTCGGGGCGGCCGGCGTCATCCTGGGCGGCATGCTGGGCGACCGGATCGGTCGCGACCGCGTGATCTGGATCTCGATCCTCGGCCCGCTGCCGATCGCGCTCCTCCTGCCGCATGCGGACCTGTTCTGGACCGGCGTGCTGAGCATCGTCACCAGCTTCGTCATGGCGAGCGCCTTCTCGTCGATCCTGATCTACGCGATCGACCTCGTGCCGCACCGGGTCGGCCTGGTCGGCGGCCTGTTCTACGGCCTCTCCTTCGGGCTCGGCGGCCTCGCGGCGGGCGGGCTCGGCCTGCTGGCCGACCGGCTCGGCATCGTCGAGGTGTTTCGCCTCTGCGCCTACCTGCCGGCGATCGGCCTGCTGGCGTTCCTGCTGCCGCGGCGCGCAGGCTAA
- the ntrB gene encoding nitrate ABC transporter permease: MTRTLNLRAAVLSLTLLAAILLIWQVAVSGTAKTEAMDPDYAALMGATATTGKSAMPGPLDVGATIWTHLKDPFYDRGPNDKGLGIQLAYSIGRVALGYGLAVLVAIPVGFLIGMSPLMSRALDPYIQILKPVSPLAWMPLALYTIKDSGLSAIFVIFICSLWPMLINTVFGVSSTRKEWLNVARTLEVGPVRRAFTVILPAAAPTILTGMRISIGIAWLVIVAAEMLVGGTGIGYFVWNEWNNLSITNVITSILLIGLVGMVLDQLLARAQRLVTFPE; this comes from the coding sequence ATGACGCGCACGCTCAACCTCCGCGCGGCGGTGCTCTCGCTGACGCTGCTCGCCGCGATCCTGCTCATCTGGCAGGTCGCGGTGAGCGGGACCGCCAAGACCGAGGCGATGGACCCTGACTATGCCGCCCTGATGGGTGCCACCGCCACCACCGGCAAGTCCGCGATGCCGGGCCCGCTCGATGTCGGCGCGACGATCTGGACCCACCTGAAGGACCCGTTCTACGACCGCGGCCCGAACGATAAGGGGCTCGGCATCCAGCTCGCCTACTCGATCGGGCGCGTCGCGCTCGGCTACGGGCTCGCGGTCTTGGTCGCGATCCCTGTCGGCTTCCTCATCGGCATGTCGCCGCTGATGAGCCGGGCGCTCGACCCCTACATCCAGATCCTGAAACCCGTCTCGCCGCTCGCCTGGATGCCGCTCGCCCTCTACACGATCAAGGATTCGGGGCTGTCAGCGATCTTCGTGATCTTCATCTGCTCGCTCTGGCCGATGCTGATCAACACGGTGTTCGGCGTGTCGAGCACCCGCAAGGAATGGCTCAACGTCGCCCGCACCCTGGAGGTCGGGCCGGTCCGGCGCGCCTTCACGGTCATCCTGCCGGCGGCTGCCCCGACCATCCTCACCGGCATGCGCATCTCGATCGGCATCGCCTGGCTCGTCATCGTGGCGGCCGAGATGCTCGTCGGCGGCACCGGTATCGGCTACTTCGTCTGGAACGAGTGGAACAACCTCTCGATCACCAACGTGATCACCTCGATCCTGTTGATCGGCCTCGTCGGCATGGTCCTCGACCAGTTGCTCGCCCGCGCTCAGCGCCTCGTCACCTTCCCCGAGTGA
- a CDS encoding sigma 54-interacting transcriptional regulator: protein MAADRGGVAGLGVVFEAGAEAMLVLDPDADRIVDANDAASRLLGHARDVLRGMAASALHQGQLAALIVFTQGVQAKGRWWTHTLTPRHGAGRTLTLETVGTVLPDRLVLFTLFDLDERRQRQVDREADRHMRAGLSEWQRMERIFRDIEHENQLILRAAGEGIYGVNAEGVTTFVNPAAERMLGWPAADLVGRDMHAAVHHTHPDGCHYPHRDCPIYAAFRDGAVHQVDDEVFWRRDGTSFPVEYTSTPIRDRGALVGAVIVFRDVSQRREADERLRHALAEVVSLRERLELENAYLKEEIRAGSHHQGIIGRSPAIEAIRRQIDLVAGTDATVLVTGESGTGKELIARAIHEASRRRGRPLIRVNCAAVPRELFESEFFGHARGAFTGALRDRVGRFELADGGTLFLDEVGEIPLDLQGKLLRVLQERSFERVGEERTRAVDVRLVAATNRDLKEEVRRGRFRGDLYFRLNVFPISATPLRERPEDIPLIAQHMLTGAAHRLGVPEPRLTEGDVRRLIRYGWPGNVRELENVIERGVILAQRGRLRLDLSEGEAEEPAPSEAPVRPDHALASSGPPPRSEAERRARDRAEIVEALALCGGKVFGPGGAAELLGIRPTTLASRIKSHGIKKP from the coding sequence ATGGCGGCTGATCGTGGTGGGGTGGCCGGCCTCGGGGTCGTCTTCGAAGCCGGCGCCGAGGCCATGCTGGTGCTCGATCCGGATGCCGACCGGATCGTCGACGCCAACGACGCCGCGTCGCGCCTTCTCGGCCACGCGCGGGATGTGCTGCGCGGCATGGCGGCGAGCGCGCTGCATCAGGGCCAGCTCGCGGCGCTGATCGTGTTCACGCAGGGCGTCCAGGCCAAGGGCCGCTGGTGGACTCATACGCTCACGCCGCGGCACGGGGCGGGTCGCACCCTCACCCTGGAGACCGTGGGCACGGTCCTGCCGGACCGGCTCGTCCTCTTCACCCTGTTCGATCTCGACGAGCGCCGCCAGCGCCAGGTCGACCGCGAGGCCGACCGCCACATGCGCGCCGGCCTCTCGGAATGGCAGCGGATGGAGCGGATCTTTCGCGATATCGAGCACGAGAACCAGCTGATCCTGCGCGCCGCGGGCGAGGGCATCTACGGCGTCAATGCCGAGGGGGTGACGACCTTCGTCAACCCGGCCGCCGAGCGCATGCTGGGCTGGCCCGCCGCCGACCTCGTCGGCCGGGACATGCACGCCGCCGTGCACCACACCCACCCGGACGGCTGCCACTACCCGCACCGGGACTGCCCGATCTACGCCGCCTTCCGGGACGGGGCGGTGCATCAGGTCGACGACGAGGTGTTCTGGCGGCGCGACGGCACGTCGTTCCCCGTCGAGTACACCTCGACCCCGATCCGCGACCGCGGCGCGCTCGTCGGCGCCGTCATCGTGTTCCGCGACGTCAGCCAGCGCCGCGAGGCGGACGAGCGCCTGCGCCACGCGCTCGCCGAGGTCGTGTCACTGCGTGAGAGGCTGGAACTCGAGAACGCCTACCTCAAGGAGGAGATCCGGGCGGGGAGCCATCACCAGGGCATCATCGGGCGGAGCCCGGCCATCGAGGCGATCCGGCGCCAGATCGACCTCGTCGCCGGTACCGACGCCACGGTGCTGGTCACCGGCGAGTCCGGCACCGGCAAGGAGCTGATCGCCCGCGCGATCCACGAGGCGAGCCGCCGCCGCGGGCGCCCGCTCATCCGGGTGAACTGCGCCGCGGTGCCGCGCGAGCTGTTCGAGAGCGAGTTCTTCGGCCATGCCCGCGGGGCCTTCACCGGGGCGTTGCGCGATCGCGTCGGGCGCTTCGAGCTGGCCGATGGCGGCACGCTGTTCCTCGACGAGGTCGGCGAAATCCCCCTCGACCTCCAGGGCAAGCTCCTGCGTGTGCTCCAGGAGCGCTCCTTCGAACGCGTCGGCGAGGAACGCACCCGCGCGGTCGACGTGCGCCTCGTCGCGGCCACGAACCGCGACCTGAAGGAGGAGGTTCGCCGGGGCCGCTTCCGCGGCGACCTGTACTTTCGCCTGAACGTCTTCCCGATCAGCGCCACCCCCTTGCGCGAACGGCCGGAAGACATCCCCCTCATCGCTCAGCACATGCTCACCGGGGCGGCGCACCGCCTCGGCGTGCCCGAGCCCCGCCTGACGGAAGGCGACGTCCGCCGCCTCATCCGCTACGGCTGGCCCGGCAACGTGCGCGAACTGGAGAACGTCATCGAGCGCGGCGTCATCCTGGCCCAGCGCGGGCGCCTCCGCCTCGACCTGTCCGAGGGGGAGGCGGAGGAACCCGCCCCGAGCGAGGCCCCCGTCCGGCCCGATCACGCCCTCGCCTCCTCCGGACCTCCGCCGCGCAGCGAGGCGGAGCGGCGCGCCCGCGACCGGGCCGAGATCGTCGAAGCGCTGGCCCTGTGCGGCGGCAAGGTATTCGGGCCGGGCGGCGCCGCCGAACTGCTCGGCATTCGCCCGACGACGCTCGCATCCCGCATCAAATCCCACGGCATCAAGAAGCCGTGA
- a CDS encoding site-specific tyrosine recombinase XerD, with translation MSELAPQGLMHAYLDMLAAERGAAANTLAAYRRDLDDYLAHLAGKRLHPGAVEPAGIRAYLAELEARGLKSTSAARRLSCVRGFHRFLYAEGLVEGDPTAPVAGPKRGRGLPKVLSVAEVDRLLAVAKDAAAKAPNPAEAARAGRMHCLIELLYATGLRVSELVALPRAAGATKERFLVVRGKGGRERLVPLTEVARSAMAAHLATLAAPGPWLFPADSETGHLTRQAFARDLKAVAAAAGIRTDRISPHVLRHAFASHLLQNGADLRVVQELLGHADISTTQIYTHVLDERLKQMVRDLHPLAEA, from the coding sequence ATGAGTGAGTTGGCCCCGCAGGGCCTGATGCACGCCTATCTCGACATGCTGGCCGCCGAGCGGGGAGCCGCCGCCAACACGCTGGCGGCCTACCGGCGCGACCTCGACGACTACCTCGCCCACTTGGCCGGGAAGCGGCTCCATCCCGGCGCCGTCGAGCCCGCCGGCATTCGGGCCTACCTCGCCGAACTGGAGGCGCGCGGCCTCAAGAGCACCTCGGCGGCGCGCCGGCTTTCCTGCGTGCGCGGCTTCCACCGCTTCCTCTACGCGGAAGGGCTGGTCGAGGGCGATCCCACCGCGCCGGTCGCCGGGCCGAAGCGCGGCCGCGGCCTGCCGAAGGTCCTGTCGGTGGCGGAGGTCGACCGGCTGCTCGCCGTCGCCAAGGACGCCGCCGCCAAGGCGCCGAACCCGGCCGAGGCGGCGCGGGCCGGGCGGATGCACTGCCTGATCGAACTCCTCTACGCCACAGGCCTGCGCGTCTCGGAGCTGGTCGCCCTGCCGCGAGCCGCCGGCGCGACCAAGGAGCGCTTCCTGGTGGTGCGCGGCAAGGGCGGGCGCGAGCGCCTGGTGCCGCTGACCGAAGTCGCGCGCAGCGCCATGGCGGCCCATCTCGCCACCCTGGCGGCGCCCGGGCCCTGGCTGTTTCCCGCCGACAGCGAGACCGGCCACCTGACCCGCCAGGCCTTCGCCCGCGACCTCAAGGCGGTGGCCGCCGCCGCCGGCATCCGCACCGACCGGATCAGCCCGCACGTCCTGCGCCACGCCTTCGCCAGCCACCTGCTGCAGAACGGCGCCGACCTGCGGGTGGTGCAGGAACTGCTCGGCCATGCCGACATCTCGACGACGCAGATCTACACCCACGTCCTCGACGAGCGCCTGAAGCAGATGGTGCGCGACCTCCATCCTCTGGCCGAGGCCTGA
- a CDS encoding CmpA/NrtA family ABC transporter substrate-binding protein has protein sequence MALFDNPFDAKRRLARGGCSCGAHASQAAHDAAPTGEAAMERAVEGAVMRALFPHDAERRAFLRSVGAATALAAVSQFFPTKLVAEAFAQGAKPEKADLKVGFIPITCATPIIMAKPMGFYEKQGLNVEVVKTAGWAVIRDKTLNKEYDAAHMLAPMPIAISLGLGSTPQAYTMPAVENVNGQAITLAMKHKDRRNPKDWKGFKLAVPFDYSMHNYLLRYYLAEAGIDPDADVQIRAVPPPDMVANLRADNIDGFLAPDPVNQRAVYDGVGFIHILSKEIWDRHPCCAFAASEAFIKETPNTYAALLRAIIQATAYASNKDNRKEIAAAIAPANYLNQPLTVVEQVLTGTFADGLGQVRRVPDRVDFDAFPWQSFAVWIMTQMKRWGQLKGDVDYAAVAKQVYLATDAARLMKQDGFTPPETTTKSFVVMGKTFDPMKPKEYLDSFQIKRAG, from the coding sequence ATGGCCCTGTTCGACAACCCCTTCGATGCCAAACGCCGCCTCGCCCGCGGCGGCTGCTCCTGCGGCGCCCATGCGAGCCAGGCCGCCCATGATGCCGCGCCGACGGGCGAGGCGGCCATGGAGCGGGCGGTGGAAGGCGCGGTGATGCGCGCGCTCTTCCCCCACGACGCCGAACGCCGCGCCTTCCTGCGCAGCGTCGGGGCCGCTACGGCGCTCGCGGCAGTGAGCCAGTTCTTCCCGACCAAGCTCGTCGCGGAGGCCTTCGCGCAGGGAGCGAAGCCCGAGAAGGCCGACCTGAAGGTTGGCTTCATCCCGATCACCTGCGCCACGCCGATCATCATGGCCAAGCCCATGGGCTTCTACGAGAAGCAGGGCCTGAACGTCGAGGTGGTGAAAACCGCCGGCTGGGCGGTGATCCGCGACAAGACCCTGAACAAGGAATACGACGCCGCCCATATGCTGGCGCCGATGCCGATCGCGATCTCGCTCGGGCTCGGCTCCACCCCCCAGGCCTACACGATGCCGGCGGTGGAGAACGTCAACGGCCAGGCGATCACCCTGGCGATGAAGCACAAGGACCGACGCAACCCGAAGGACTGGAAGGGCTTCAAGCTCGCGGTCCCGTTCGACTACTCGATGCACAACTACCTGCTGCGCTACTACTTGGCGGAGGCGGGCATCGACCCCGACGCCGACGTGCAGATCCGTGCCGTGCCGCCGCCCGACATGGTGGCGAATCTGCGCGCCGACAACATCGACGGCTTCCTCGCCCCCGATCCGGTGAACCAGCGCGCGGTCTATGACGGCGTCGGCTTCATCCACATCCTGTCGAAGGAGATCTGGGACCGCCACCCGTGCTGCGCCTTCGCGGCCTCGGAGGCCTTCATCAAGGAGACGCCGAACACCTACGCGGCGCTCCTGCGGGCGATCATCCAGGCGACGGCCTACGCCTCGAACAAGGACAACCGCAAGGAGATCGCCGCGGCGATCGCCCCGGCGAACTACCTCAACCAGCCGCTGACCGTGGTCGAGCAGGTGCTCACCGGCACCTTCGCCGACGGCTTGGGACAGGTGCGCCGGGTGCCCGACCGGGTCGATTTCGACGCCTTCCCCTGGCAGTCCTTCGCGGTGTGGATCATGACCCAGATGAAGCGCTGGGGCCAGCTCAAGGGCGACGTCGACTACGCTGCGGTGGCGAAACAAGTCTACCTCGCGACTGACGCCGCCCGGCTGATGAAGCAGGACGGTTTCACCCCGCCCGAGACGACCACCAAGAGCTTCGTGGTGATGGGCAAGACCTTCGACCCGATGAAGCCGAAAGAATACCTCGACTCCTTCCAGATCAAGCGGGCAGGCTAG
- a CDS encoding shikimate kinase, with protein sequence MNQRPPHEQSIESRVRRGLGLRSIVLVGLMGAGKSTVGKRLAGRLGLIFKDADHEIEAAAGLTIPDIFAIYGEPSFRDGEERVIARLLREGPMVLATGGGAFMRKETRQRIGEAGVSVWLKADLEVLMRRVRKRPGRPLLQNEDPEGTMRRLMDLRHPVYGGADVVVVSRDVSHDRVVQDVLEALDAHMAGDLAGDLAGDLPADPAGRLPEHPGTDPAQDGGETSPDPGAPAFAGHGFAAQ encoded by the coding sequence ATGAACCAGCGTCCCCCTCATGAACAGTCGATCGAGTCGCGCGTGCGCCGGGGGCTCGGCCTGCGCTCGATCGTGCTGGTCGGGCTCATGGGCGCGGGCAAGAGCACCGTCGGCAAGCGCCTGGCAGGGCGCCTCGGCCTGATCTTCAAGGACGCCGACCACGAGATCGAGGCGGCGGCCGGCCTGACCATCCCGGACATCTTCGCCATCTACGGCGAGCCCAGCTTTCGCGATGGCGAGGAGCGGGTGATCGCCCGCCTGCTGCGCGAGGGCCCGATGGTGCTCGCCACCGGCGGCGGTGCCTTCATGCGCAAGGAGACGCGCCAGCGCATCGGCGAGGCCGGGGTCTCGGTCTGGCTCAAGGCCGATCTCGAGGTGCTGATGCGCCGGGTGCGCAAGCGCCCCGGCCGGCCGCTGCTCCAGAACGAGGATCCCGAGGGCACGATGCGCCGGCTGATGGACCTGCGCCATCCGGTCTATGGCGGAGCCGACGTGGTGGTGGTCTCCCGCGACGTCTCCCACGACCGGGTGGTGCAGGACGTGCTGGAGGCGCTGGACGCCCACATGGCCGGTGACTTGGCCGGTGATCTGGCCGGCGATCTGCCGGCGGATCCGGCGGGCCGCCTGCCGGAGCATCCGGGGACCGATCCGGCGCAGGACGGCGGAGAGACCAGCCCGGACCCCGGCGCGCCCGCCTTCGCCGGCCACGGCTTCGCCGCGCAGTAG
- the aroB gene encoding 3-dehydroquinate synthase, translating into MQTQTVHVPLDGGRAYDILIGRGLLAGIGPRVAALKAKAVAVVSDETVAAEYGEVVTASLAEAGLRTALIAVAPGEGSKSYAGFAQVCDGLIGHRIERGDLVLALGGGVVGDLAGFAAASLRRGVRFVQAPTTLLAQVDSSVGGKTGINSPHGKNLVGAFHQPSLVVADTASLDTLSLREMRAGYAEVAKYGLIDDPAFFAWCEANLAEIFSGGPAREAAVASCCRAKAGVVVRDEREDGERALLNLGHTFAHALERLTAYDSARLVHGEAVAIGLCLAFRFSARLSLCPGQDAGRVANHLALAGLPTTLAQVPGGCGDADQLLDAMRQDKKVRDGALTFILARGIGQSFIAPGIEAGAVREFLAAELG; encoded by the coding sequence GTGCAGACGCAGACGGTTCACGTACCCCTCGACGGGGGGCGGGCCTACGACATCCTGATCGGCCGCGGGCTCCTCGCGGGGATCGGCCCCCGCGTCGCCGCCCTCAAGGCAAAGGCCGTCGCGGTGGTGAGCGACGAGACCGTGGCGGCGGAATACGGCGAGGTCGTCACCGCCTCGCTGGCCGAGGCCGGTTTGCGCACCGCCCTGATCGCCGTGGCGCCGGGCGAAGGCTCGAAGAGCTATGCCGGCTTCGCCCAGGTCTGCGACGGGCTGATCGGTCACCGGATCGAGCGCGGCGACCTCGTGCTCGCGCTCGGCGGCGGCGTCGTCGGGGATCTGGCGGGCTTCGCCGCCGCATCCTTGCGCCGGGGCGTGCGCTTCGTGCAGGCGCCGACCACGCTGCTCGCCCAGGTCGATTCCTCGGTCGGCGGCAAGACCGGCATCAATTCGCCCCACGGCAAGAACCTCGTCGGCGCCTTCCACCAGCCGAGCCTCGTCGTCGCCGACACCGCCTCCCTCGACACCCTGTCCTTGCGCGAGATGCGCGCCGGCTACGCCGAGGTGGCGAAGTACGGGCTGATCGACGATCCGGCCTTCTTCGCCTGGTGCGAGGCGAACCTCGCCGAGATCTTCTCCGGCGGTCCCGCGCGCGAGGCGGCGGTGGCGTCCTGCTGCCGGGCCAAGGCCGGCGTCGTGGTGCGCGACGAGCGCGAGGACGGCGAGCGGGCGCTGCTCAACCTCGGCCACACCTTCGCCCACGCCCTGGAACGCCTGACCGCCTACGATTCGGCCCGCCTCGTCCATGGTGAGGCGGTCGCGATCGGCCTGTGCCTCGCCTTCCGTTTCTCGGCCCGCTTGAGCCTGTGCCCGGGCCAGGATGCGGGGCGCGTCGCCAACCACCTGGCGCTCGCCGGCCTGCCGACCACCCTGGCGCAGGTGCCGGGCGGCTGCGGCGACGCCGACCAGCTCCTCGACGCCATGCGCCAGGACAAGAAGGTCCGCGACGGGGCGCTCACCTTCATCCTGGCCCGCGGGATCGGGCAGAGCTTCATCGCGCCGGGAATCGAGGCAGGGGCGGTGCGGGAGTTTTTGGCGGCGGAGCTGGGGTGA
- a CDS encoding ABC transporter ATP-binding protein gives MSTLLPFRRRMQAAAADQGAGTGRMANSEKFISIEGIARRYPAPGARTTTIFENLWLPMRRGEFVCMIGHSGCGKTTVLNILAGLEAPSEGAVIVDGKALSGTSLDRAVIFQGHALLPWRSVLGNVAYAVSSRWRKASKAEIEARARRAIATVGLAGSEHKRPSELSGGMKQRVGIARALSIEPKILLMDEPFSALDALTRGTLQDEVRRICVETGQTVFMITHDVDEAIYLADRIVLMTNGPEAKVAEIVENPLPKDRDRTQLHHAPGYYALRNHLIDFLVSRSKTLRDAMPAGYDQRHPPVIRPSLSEADAAAIAAEPPSRRA, from the coding sequence ATGAGCACGCTCCTTCCCTTCAGGCGGCGCATGCAGGCTGCCGCCGCCGACCAAGGTGCCGGGACAGGCCGCATGGCGAACTCCGAAAAATTCATCTCGATCGAGGGGATCGCCCGGCGCTACCCGGCGCCTGGCGCTAGGACCACCACGATCTTCGAGAACCTGTGGCTGCCGATGCGCCGCGGCGAGTTCGTCTGCATGATCGGGCATTCGGGCTGCGGCAAGACCACGGTGCTGAACATCCTGGCGGGGCTCGAGGCGCCCTCCGAGGGCGCGGTGATCGTCGACGGGAAGGCGCTGTCGGGCACCAGCCTCGACCGCGCGGTGATCTTCCAGGGCCATGCCCTGCTGCCCTGGCGCAGCGTGCTCGGCAACGTCGCCTATGCGGTGTCGTCGCGCTGGCGCAAGGCGTCGAAGGCCGAGATCGAGGCCCGGGCCAGACGAGCCATCGCCACGGTCGGGCTCGCCGGCTCCGAGCACAAGCGGCCGTCCGAGCTGTCGGGCGGCATGAAGCAGCGCGTCGGCATCGCCCGGGCGCTCTCGATCGAGCCCAAGATCCTGCTGATGGACGAGCCGTTCTCGGCCCTCGACGCGCTCACCCGCGGCACGCTGCAGGACGAGGTGCGGCGGATCTGCGTCGAGACCGGCCAGACCGTGTTCATGATCACCCACGACGTCGACGAGGCGATCTACCTCGCCGACCGGATCGTCCTGATGACGAACGGGCCGGAGGCGAAGGTCGCCGAGATCGTCGAGAACCCGCTGCCGAAGGACCGCGACCGCACGCAGCTCCACCACGCGCCGGGCTACTACGCCCTGCGCAACCACCTGATCGACTTCCTCGTGTCCCGCTCCAAGACCCTGCGCGACGCGATGCCGGCCGGTTACGATCAGCGCCACCCGCCCGTCATCCGTCCGTCGCTGAGCGAGGCCGACGCCGCCGCGATCGCGGCAGAACCGCCCTCCCGCCGGGCCTGA
- the cynS gene encoding cyanase, producing the protein MKREDLTEKLLDIKREKGWTWKYIQEEIGGISPILITAACMGQMKLPKAQAAKAAALFGLTQAEERMLNEAPYRGSIPQMPPTDPLIYRFYELVMVYGTTWKELIQEDFGDGIMSAIDFNMTMEREPNNKGDRVKMSLSGKFLPYKYYGNEEGVPEYGFKEG; encoded by the coding sequence ATGAAGCGCGAAGACCTCACCGAGAAGCTCCTCGACATCAAGCGCGAGAAGGGCTGGACCTGGAAATATATCCAGGAAGAGATCGGCGGCATCTCGCCGATCCTGATCACCGCCGCCTGCATGGGCCAGATGAAGCTGCCGAAGGCGCAGGCGGCGAAAGCTGCCGCCCTGTTCGGGCTGACGCAGGCCGAGGAGCGGATGCTGAACGAGGCGCCCTATCGCGGCTCGATCCCGCAGATGCCGCCGACCGACCCGCTGATCTACCGCTTCTACGAGCTGGTGATGGTCTACGGCACGACCTGGAAGGAGCTGATCCAGGAAGATTTCGGCGACGGCATCATGTCGGCCATCGACTTCAATATGACCATGGAGCGCGAACCTAACAACAAGGGCGATCGGGTCAAAATGAGCCTGTCGGGCAAGTTTTTACCGTATAAATACTACGGCAACGAAGAGGGCGTGCCCGAATACGGCTTCAAGGAAGGCTGA
- a CDS encoding MBL fold metallo-hydrolase produces the protein MPEDSPHPTRRTVLGGAAALAALLSAGGAAAQAPAPAARRSRLILLGTAGGPTPKPNRAAPAQAIVVDGHTYLVDAGNGTGRQMVLAKLKLGSLDSVFLTHQHSDHNADYGNVLLLAWATDLAHRVATYGPPPLVRMTRQFLELNEYDIKTRMADEGRPPLADLIVPHEITGPGPVMRDERVTVTAALVQHPPVEPAFAYRFDCPDRSIVISGDTRFSPNLIALAKGADVLVHEVMYLPELEKLIATEPNATTLREHLIASHTTTEEVGRVATEAGVKTLVLSHFVPGGYPFIKDEVWLDAVRPHFKGEIVVGRDLMEL, from the coding sequence ATGCCTGAAGACTCTCCTCACCCGACGCGCCGGACGGTCCTCGGCGGTGCCGCGGCCCTGGCCGCACTCCTCTCGGCCGGCGGTGCCGCGGCGCAGGCGCCGGCGCCCGCCGCACGGCGCTCGCGGCTGATCCTGCTCGGGACCGCCGGCGGCCCGACGCCGAAGCCGAACCGGGCCGCGCCGGCCCAGGCCATCGTGGTCGACGGGCACACCTACCTGGTGGATGCCGGCAACGGAACGGGCCGGCAGATGGTGCTGGCGAAGCTGAAGCTCGGCTCGCTCGATTCGGTGTTCCTCACCCACCAGCACTCGGACCACAACGCCGATTACGGCAACGTGCTGCTGCTCGCCTGGGCGACCGACCTCGCCCACCGCGTCGCCACCTACGGGCCGCCCCCGCTCGTCCGGATGACGCGCCAGTTCCTCGAGCTCAACGAGTACGACATCAAGACCCGGATGGCCGACGAAGGCCGGCCGCCGCTGGCCGACCTGATCGTGCCGCACGAGATCACCGGGCCCGGCCCCGTGATGCGCGACGAGCGCGTCACCGTGACGGCGGCCCTGGTCCAGCATCCGCCGGTCGAGCCGGCCTTCGCCTACCGCTTCGACTGCCCCGACCGGTCGATCGTGATCTCGGGTGACACCCGCTTCTCGCCGAACCTGATCGCGCTCGCCAAGGGCGCCGACGTCCTCGTCCACGAGGTCATGTACCTGCCCGAGCTCGAGAAGCTGATCGCCACCGAGCCCAACGCCACGACGCTGCGCGAGCACCTGATCGCCAGCCACACCACCACCGAGGAGGTCGGGCGCGTCGCGACCGAGGCCGGCGTCAAGACGCTGGTCCTGTCGCATTTCGTGCCGGGCGGCTACCCGTTCATCAAGGACGAGGTCTGGCTCGACGCGGTGCGGCCGCACTTCAAGGGTGAGATCGTCGTCGGGCGCGATTTGATGGAGCTGTGA